From a region of the Dunckerocampus dactyliophorus isolate RoL2022-P2 chromosome 20, RoL_Ddac_1.1, whole genome shotgun sequence genome:
- the olah gene encoding S-acyl fatty acid synthase thioesterase, medium chain: MEKLISCFKKRPDAVARLICFPWAGGGSIHYARWGNILNSAIEVLAVKLPGRESRAKEPFFENMHQIVDEVLHVLLPVLKEKPFALFGHSFGAYTSYAVADALKKLHNIEPVHIFLSGASAPYSEVRIKAPKRSDLSDDDFLKWLISIGGTPPELLANPEVLNLFLPALKADLHIVENYKCNKPVSPLLSCPITCMDGKDDIPHDLQAWKDITTGDFTIRMLDGSHFYLKDPGNERIITDDITRHLEMSEMDYL; this comes from the exons ATGGAAAAGCTGATCAGTTGCTTCAAGAAAAGGCCGGATGCTGTGGCCAGGTTGATCTGTTTTCCCTGGGCAGGCGGAGGTTCCATACACTATGCACGTTGGGGGAACATCCTTAATAGCGCCATAGAAG TGCTTGCTGTCAAACTTCCAGGCCGGGAAAGTCGGGCTAAAGAGCCTTTCTTTGAGAACATGCACCAGATAGTGGATGAGGTTCTTCATGTATTATTGCCAGTGTTGAAAGAGAAGCCATTTGCTCTCTTTGGCCACAG TTTTGGTGCTTATACAAGCTATGCTGTTGCAGATGCACTGAAGAAACTCCACAACATTGAGCCAGTTCACATCTTCCTGTCTGGTGCATCTGCACcatat TCTGAGGTTCGCATAAAAGCCCCCAAAAGGAGTGACTTATCAGATGATGATTTTCTCAAGTGGCTCATTTCAATCGGAGGAACTCCACCCGAGCTGCTGGCCAACCCGGAAGTGTTGAACCTTTTCCTTCCTGCGTTGAAGGCTGACCTGCACATTGTGGAGAACTACAA GTGCAATAAGCCAGTCAGTCCATTGCTCTCCTGCCCAATCACATGTATGGATGGGAAAGATGATATTCCTCATGATTTGCAAG CATGGAAAGACATCACGACAGGAGATTTCACCATCAGAATGCTTGATGGATCTCATTTTTACCTCAAGGATCCTGGAAATGAAAGAATAATAACAGACGATATTACAAGGCACCTAGAAATGTCAGAAATGGACTATTTGTAA